The Streptomyces sp. RKAG293 genome includes a region encoding these proteins:
- a CDS encoding ABC transporter ATP-binding protein, whose protein sequence is MTNTRVSATSPDSLPSPAPPGVRLTLDDATIGRSGRPVLAGLGLDVAPGELLTVVGPSGCGKSTLLRTLAGLLPVLAGRVTQDGVPVGRPGADRALVFQEDGLLPWRTVRRNVELPLAIRRVGRAERRTRAAGWLGRVGLTGREQELPHRLSGGQRQRVQLARALAGEPRALLMDEPFGALDAQTRAGMQQLLVEVLRSSHATVVFVTHDVDEAVFLGDRIALLGTDADRPVRLLDVPHPRERAAHGEPGTVALRRQVLQSLGT, encoded by the coding sequence GTGACCAACACCCGTGTCAGTGCGACTTCGCCGGACTCCCTGCCCAGTCCGGCGCCGCCCGGTGTCCGGCTGACGCTCGACGACGCCACGATCGGCCGCTCCGGCAGGCCCGTCCTGGCCGGGCTCGGGCTGGATGTCGCGCCGGGCGAACTGCTCACGGTCGTCGGCCCGTCCGGTTGCGGCAAGTCCACGCTGCTGCGCACGCTCGCGGGCCTGCTGCCCGTGCTGGCCGGGCGGGTGACGCAGGACGGCGTGCCGGTCGGCCGGCCCGGCGCCGACCGGGCGCTGGTCTTCCAGGAGGACGGCCTGCTGCCCTGGCGGACCGTTCGCCGGAACGTGGAACTGCCGCTCGCCATACGGCGGGTGGGGCGCGCGGAACGCCGTACCCGGGCGGCCGGCTGGCTCGGGCGCGTCGGGCTCACCGGCCGTGAGCAGGAGCTGCCGCACCGGCTCTCCGGCGGGCAGCGGCAGCGCGTCCAGCTGGCCCGCGCGCTGGCGGGTGAGCCGCGGGCGCTGCTGATGGACGAGCCGTTCGGCGCGCTGGACGCGCAGACCCGGGCCGGGATGCAGCAGTTGCTCGTCGAGGTGCTGCGGTCGTCGCATGCCACCGTCGTCTTCGTCACGCACGACGTGGACGAGGCGGTGTTCCTCGGCGACCGGATCGCCCTGCTCGGAACGGACGCCGACCGTCCGGTGCGGCTCCTGGACGTCCCGCACCCGCGCGAGCGCGCCGCCCACGGCGAGCCGGGGACCGTCGCGCTGCGGCGTCAGGTGCTGCAGTCCCTCGGCACGTGA
- a CDS encoding ABC transporter permease has product MAATKPAGSGRTRVGRLPWGRYCVRVASLVAFLGLWQLLTARRVHLWVHFEQLPTVVQVGREFGTRLTGGPYWQDLGDSLVRIVTGFALAAVLGVTVGTAIARSRVARDVLGPVLEVLRPIPAIALVPVAILLFPTNEQGIVFITFAAAFFPILVSTRHAVRALTPVWEEAVLTMGGGRWRVLAQVVLPGALPGILGGLSVGIGVSWICVISAEMISGEYGVGYRTWQDYTVVDYPGVLVGMATIGVLGWITSAAVELLGRRVTRWLPRTESGDHDRTGCRTGYRAPGALRRTAVAESSVAERESRKVHQ; this is encoded by the coding sequence ATGGCCGCGACGAAGCCGGCCGGGTCGGGACGAACCCGGGTCGGGCGGCTGCCGTGGGGGCGCTACTGCGTGCGCGTGGCCTCGCTGGTCGCGTTCCTCGGACTGTGGCAGCTGCTGACCGCCCGGCGCGTCCATCTGTGGGTGCACTTCGAGCAGTTGCCGACGGTCGTCCAGGTCGGGCGGGAGTTCGGCACCCGCCTGACGGGCGGACCGTACTGGCAGGACCTCGGCGACAGCCTGGTGCGGATCGTCACCGGTTTCGCCCTCGCCGCCGTGCTCGGTGTGACCGTCGGTACCGCGATCGCACGGTCACGGGTCGCCCGCGACGTCCTCGGCCCGGTGTTGGAGGTGCTGCGGCCGATCCCGGCGATCGCGCTGGTGCCCGTCGCGATCCTGCTGTTCCCGACCAATGAGCAAGGCATCGTCTTCATCACCTTCGCCGCCGCGTTCTTCCCGATCCTGGTCAGCACCCGGCACGCGGTGCGGGCGCTGACCCCGGTGTGGGAGGAGGCCGTGCTCACCATGGGCGGCGGCCGGTGGCGGGTGCTCGCTCAGGTGGTGCTCCCTGGCGCGCTGCCGGGCATTCTCGGCGGGCTGTCGGTGGGGATCGGGGTGTCGTGGATCTGTGTGATCTCCGCCGAGATGATCTCCGGTGAGTACGGGGTCGGCTACCGCACCTGGCAGGACTACACGGTCGTGGATTACCCGGGCGTACTGGTCGGCATGGCCACCATCGGCGTCCTGGGGTGGATCACCTCCGCCGCCGTGGAACTGCTCGGGCGACGGGTGACGCGCTGGCTTCCGCGGACCGAATCCGGCGACCACGACCGGACGGGCTGCCGGACCGGATACCGGGCTCCGGGCGCCCTGCGGCGGACGGCCGTGGCCGAGTCATCCGTTGCCGAACGTGAGAGCAGGAAGGTGCACCAGTGA
- a CDS encoding ABC transporter substrate-binding protein produces MRGPATKGYATRGRVRTYLTAVAVTGLLLPLAGCGGDAGADGGRTVTVSVGYQSKTINTVTAGTLLRSLGYFERALGELGKRDGVTYKVDWQDYATGAPITAQMMAGKVDIGSMGDYPLLINAARGKQMKAPTKLVSVTGYNLRGGLNMVVTKPDSTLSSLADLRGKKVSTSVGSAADGTLVRALQKAGIDADKDLHKLNQQPAVGASALQSGGADALSQFVAWPGLLVFQGKAKPLYDGAALNVPTLHGVTVRAAFAGQRPAVVDAFLTAQLQATQYLHEHPLTAAQQVAKATGLPPEVVYLYNGAGGIATFDPTLKPQLLNALKQDVPVLASAKLVDSVDVDGFTDDRYLRRVYGAGYAKSLASTANPAPVSGTDPVCGGQATDPATASESWLSGEDRTTAFTTPSCLLRYVKQHPGKVRAGYVPDALTGTRWFADSSVWAEDPAAAPNARFQPFTTPADAHDWIAGHPGTRLVSYDAALRESP; encoded by the coding sequence ATGAGAGGTCCCGCGACCAAGGGCTACGCGACGCGCGGACGGGTCCGTACGTATCTGACCGCGGTGGCCGTCACCGGCCTGCTGCTGCCGCTGGCCGGCTGCGGCGGGGACGCGGGCGCGGACGGTGGCAGGACCGTCACCGTCTCCGTCGGCTACCAGTCCAAGACGATCAACACGGTGACCGCCGGGACGCTGCTGCGTTCGCTCGGGTACTTCGAGCGCGCGCTGGGTGAGCTGGGCAAGCGCGACGGCGTGACGTACAAGGTCGACTGGCAGGACTACGCGACCGGTGCGCCGATCACCGCGCAGATGATGGCGGGGAAGGTCGACATCGGCTCGATGGGCGACTATCCGCTGCTGATCAACGCGGCGCGCGGCAAACAGATGAAGGCGCCGACCAAGCTGGTCTCCGTCACCGGGTACAACCTGCGCGGCGGCCTCAACATGGTGGTCACCAAGCCGGACTCGACACTGTCCTCGCTGGCGGACCTGCGCGGGAAGAAGGTCTCGACGAGCGTGGGGTCCGCCGCCGACGGCACGCTCGTACGGGCTCTGCAGAAGGCCGGCATCGACGCGGACAAGGACCTGCACAAGCTCAACCAGCAGCCCGCGGTGGGCGCGTCCGCCCTGCAGTCCGGCGGCGCCGACGCACTGTCGCAGTTCGTCGCCTGGCCGGGCCTGCTGGTCTTCCAGGGCAAGGCGAAGCCGCTGTACGACGGTGCCGCGCTCAACGTGCCGACCCTGCACGGCGTTACGGTCCGCGCGGCCTTCGCCGGCCAACGGCCCGCCGTCGTCGACGCGTTCCTCACCGCGCAGCTCCAGGCCACGCAATACCTGCACGAACACCCGCTGACGGCCGCGCAGCAGGTGGCGAAGGCGACCGGGCTGCCGCCCGAGGTCGTGTACCTCTACAACGGCGCCGGCGGTATCGCCACCTTCGACCCGACGCTGAAGCCGCAGCTGCTGAACGCGCTCAAGCAGGACGTGCCGGTGCTCGCCTCCGCCAAGCTCGTCGACTCCGTCGACGTGGACGGCTTCACCGACGACCGGTATCTGCGGCGGGTCTACGGCGCCGGATACGCCAAGTCCCTGGCGTCCACGGCCAATCCGGCGCCGGTCAGCGGCACCGACCCGGTGTGCGGGGGTCAGGCGACCGATCCGGCGACGGCGAGCGAGAGCTGGCTGTCGGGCGAGGACCGCACGACGGCGTTCACCACGCCGAGCTGCCTGCTGCGGTACGTCAAGCAGCACCCGGGGAAGGTGCGGGCGGGTTACGTTCCGGACGCGCTGACCGGCACCCGCTGGTTCGCCGACTCGTCGGTGTGGGCCGAGGACCCGGCCGCCGCTCCGAACGCCCGCTTCCAGCCGTTCACCACGCCTGCCGACGCCCATGACTGGATCGCCGGCCACCCCGGCACCCGGCTCGTCAGCTATGACGCCGCGCTGCGGGAGTCGCCATGA